Proteins encoded within one genomic window of Macaca thibetana thibetana isolate TM-01 chromosome 3, ASM2454274v1, whole genome shotgun sequence:
- the SMKR1 gene encoding small lysine-rich protein 1 has product MPAKGKKGKGQGKSHGKKQKKPEVDILSPAAMLNLYYIAHNVADCLHLRGFHWPGAPKGKKGRNK; this is encoded by the exons ATG CCagctaaagggaaaaaaggaaaaggccagGGCAAGTCTCAtgggaagaaacagaagaagcCAGAAGTGGACATTCTCAGCCCCGCGGCCATGCTGAACCTCTACTATATCGCCCACAACGTCGCTGACTGCCTACACCTGCGAGGCTTCCACTGGCCGGGTGCtcccaaaggaaagaaagggagaaacaaGTGA